One window of the Klebsiella oxytoca genome contains the following:
- a CDS encoding SDR family oxidoreductase, producing the protein MAIALVTGGSRGIGKATALLLALEGYTVVVNYHQNSAAATGVVNEINASGGKAVALQADVSDEAQVMAMFAAIDRLGEPLCALVNNAGILFTQGTIESLCAERINRVLATNVTGYFLCCREAVKRMSHKHGGKGGAIVNVSSAASRLGAPGEYVDYAASKGAVDTLTTGLSLEVAAQGIRVNGVRPGLIYTDMHASGGEPGRVDRVKSMLPMQRGGQPEEVAQAIVWLLSDKASYVTGSFLELAGGR; encoded by the coding sequence ATGGCGATAGCATTGGTGACGGGCGGAAGCCGTGGGATAGGTAAAGCGACGGCGCTGCTGCTGGCGCTGGAAGGCTATACCGTGGTGGTGAATTACCATCAGAATAGCGCCGCCGCGACCGGCGTGGTGAATGAGATTAACGCCAGCGGTGGCAAAGCCGTTGCGCTACAGGCGGATGTCAGCGATGAAGCGCAGGTGATGGCGATGTTCGCCGCTATCGACCGTCTCGGCGAACCGCTCTGCGCGCTGGTCAATAACGCCGGGATTTTATTTACCCAGGGGACGATTGAAAGCCTTTGCGCCGAGCGAATTAACCGGGTGCTGGCCACCAATGTGACCGGGTACTTCCTCTGCTGCCGGGAGGCGGTAAAGCGGATGTCGCACAAGCACGGTGGCAAAGGTGGAGCGATTGTGAATGTGTCGTCCGCGGCATCACGCCTTGGGGCGCCGGGGGAGTATGTGGATTATGCCGCTTCAAAAGGCGCGGTTGATACCCTGACTACCGGCCTGTCGCTGGAGGTCGCGGCGCAGGGGATCCGGGTTAACGGCGTGCGCCCCGGATTAATCTATACCGATATGCACGCCAGCGGCGGCGAGCCGGGACGCGTGGATCGCGTCAAGTCGATGCTGCCGATGCAACGCGGCGGTCAGCCGGAGGAGGTGGCTCAGGCCATCGTCTGGCTGCTGAGCGACAAAGCATCCTACGTTACCGGCAGTTTCCTCGAACTGGCAGGCGGGAGATAA
- the gcvH gene encoding glycine cleavage system protein GcvH — MSNVPAELKYSKEHEWLRKEADGTYTVGITEHAQELLGDMVFVDLPEVGAAVEAGADCAVAESVKAASDIYAPISGEIVAVNEELSDSPELVNSDPYTDGWIFKIKASDEAQVAALLDATAYEALLEDE; from the coding sequence ATGAGCAACGTACCAGCAGAACTGAAATACAGCAAAGAACACGAATGGCTGCGTAAAGAAGCGGACGGCACTTATACCGTCGGCATCACCGAGCACGCGCAGGAGCTGCTTGGCGATATGGTTTTCGTCGATCTGCCGGAAGTGGGTGCCGCCGTTGAAGCGGGCGCCGACTGCGCGGTTGCCGAATCCGTTAAAGCGGCTTCTGATATTTATGCGCCTATCAGCGGTGAAATCGTTGCCGTCAATGAAGAGCTGAGCGACTCCCCGGAGCTGGTTAACAGCGATCCGTACACCGATGGCTGGATCTTTAAAATCAAAGCCAGCGATGAAGCTCAGGTTGCTGCGCTGCTGGATGCAACCGCATACGAAGCTCTGTTAGAAGACGAATAA
- the gcvP gene encoding aminomethyl-transferring glycine dehydrogenase encodes MTQTLGQLENRDAFIERHIGPDARQQQEMLKTVGADSLNNLIGQIVPQDIQLATPPQVGEATTEFAALAELKAIAGRNKRFKSYIGMGYTAVQLPPVIQRNMLENPGWYTAYTPYQPEVSQGRLESLLNFQQVTLDLTGLDIASASLLDEATAAAEAMAMAKRVSKLKNAIRFFVAADVHPQTLDVVRTRAETFGFDVIVDEAEKALDHQDVFGVLLQQVGTTGEVHDYSKLIADLKARKVVVSVAADFMALVLLTAPGKQGADIVFGSAQRFGVPMGYGGPHAAFFAAKDEFKRSMPGRIIGVSKDAAGNTALRMAMQTREQHIRREKANSNICTSQVLLANIASLYAVFHGPVGLKRIASRIHRLTDILADGLQKKGLKLRHAHYFDTLCVEVADKAAVLARAEALCINLRSDIHHAVGITLDEATTREDVQNLFRAIVGDDHGLDIDTLDKDVALDSRSIPASMLRDDAILTHPVFNRYHSETEMMRYMHALERKDLALNQAMIPLGSCTMKLNAAAEMIPITWPEFAELHPFCPVEQAEGYHQMIAQLSDWLVKLTGYDAVCMQPNSGAQGEYAGLLAIRHFHESRNEGHRDICLIPSSAHGTNPASAQMAGMQVVVVACDKNGNIDLADLRAKAEQHAANLSCIMVTYPSTHGVYEETIREVCEVVHQFGGQVYLDGANMNAQVGITSPGFIGADVSHLNLHKTFCIPHGGGGPGMGPIGVKSHLAPFVPGHSVVQIEGMLTRQGAVSAAPFGSASILPISWMYIRMMGAEGLKQASQMAILNANYIATRLKDAFPVLYTGRDGRVAHECILDIRPLKEETGISELDIAKRLIDFGFHAPTMSFPVAGTLMVEPTESESKVELDRFIDAMLAIRAEIDRVKAGEWPLEDNPLVNAPHTQGELVSEWNHPYTRELAVFPAGLNNKYWPTVKRLDDVYGDRNLFCSCVPMSEYQ; translated from the coding sequence ATGACCCAGACTTTAGGCCAGCTTGAAAACCGTGACGCCTTTATTGAACGTCACATCGGCCCGGATGCCCGACAGCAGCAGGAGATGCTGAAAACCGTTGGCGCCGATTCGCTTAACAACCTGATTGGCCAGATTGTGCCGCAGGATATTCAGCTGGCGACGCCGCCGCAGGTGGGCGAAGCAACCACGGAATTCGCCGCGCTGGCGGAGCTGAAGGCGATTGCCGGTCGTAACAAGCGCTTCAAGTCGTACATTGGTATGGGCTACACCGCCGTGCAGCTGCCGCCGGTGATTCAGCGCAATATGCTGGAAAATCCGGGCTGGTATACCGCCTATACGCCTTATCAGCCGGAGGTTTCTCAGGGCCGTCTGGAATCGCTGCTCAACTTCCAGCAGGTGACCCTCGACCTGACCGGTCTCGATATCGCCTCGGCCTCGCTGCTGGACGAAGCCACTGCCGCAGCGGAAGCGATGGCAATGGCCAAACGCGTAAGCAAACTGAAAAATGCCATCCGTTTCTTCGTTGCCGCCGATGTTCATCCGCAGACTCTGGACGTGGTACGTACCCGCGCGGAAACTTTTGGTTTCGATGTGATTGTCGATGAGGCTGAAAAAGCCCTCGATCATCAGGATGTCTTTGGCGTGCTGCTGCAGCAGGTAGGGACTACCGGCGAAGTTCATGATTACAGCAAACTGATTGCTGACCTGAAAGCGCGTAAAGTGGTTGTCAGCGTCGCGGCCGATTTTATGGCGCTGGTTCTGCTAACCGCACCTGGCAAGCAGGGCGCGGACATTGTTTTTGGCTCCGCCCAGCGCTTCGGTGTGCCCATGGGCTACGGCGGCCCGCACGCGGCGTTTTTTGCTGCAAAAGATGAATTCAAACGCTCCATGCCGGGCCGTATCATCGGCGTATCGAAAGATGCGGCGGGTAATACCGCGCTGCGCATGGCGATGCAGACTCGTGAGCAGCATATTCGCCGCGAGAAAGCGAACTCCAATATCTGTACCTCCCAGGTTCTGCTGGCCAATATTGCCAGCCTGTACGCCGTGTTCCACGGTCCGGTCGGCCTGAAGCGTATCGCCAGCCGCATCCATCGCCTGACCGATATTCTGGCCGATGGTCTGCAGAAAAAAGGCCTTAAGCTCCGTCATGCGCACTATTTCGATACCCTGTGCGTGGAAGTTGCTGATAAAGCGGCGGTGCTGGCGCGGGCAGAAGCGCTGTGCATCAACCTGCGCAGCGATATTCATCATGCCGTCGGGATCACGCTCGACGAAGCCACGACGCGTGAAGACGTACAAAACCTGTTCCGCGCGATAGTGGGCGACGATCATGGTCTGGATATCGATACCTTGGATAAAGACGTGGCTCTCGATAGCCGTTCGATTCCTGCCAGCATGCTGCGTGACGATGCGATCCTCACTCATCCGGTGTTCAACCGCTACCACAGCGAAACCGAGATGATGCGCTATATGCATGCGCTTGAGCGTAAGGATCTGGCGCTGAACCAGGCGATGATCCCGCTGGGCTCCTGCACCATGAAGCTGAATGCCGCCGCCGAGATGATCCCGATCACCTGGCCGGAGTTTGCCGAACTGCACCCGTTCTGCCCGGTCGAGCAGGCTGAAGGCTATCATCAGATGATCGCTCAGCTCTCCGACTGGCTGGTTAAGCTGACCGGCTATGATGCGGTCTGCATGCAGCCGAACTCCGGCGCGCAGGGTGAATACGCGGGCCTGCTGGCAATTCGTCATTTTCATGAGAGCCGCAACGAAGGACACCGCGATATCTGCCTGATCCCAAGCTCCGCGCACGGTACCAACCCGGCTTCCGCGCAGATGGCGGGGATGCAGGTAGTCGTGGTGGCCTGTGATAAAAACGGCAACATCGATCTTGCGGACCTGCGGGCTAAAGCCGAGCAGCATGCGGCGAATCTCTCCTGCATCATGGTCACCTATCCGTCCACCCACGGCGTTTATGAAGAAACCATCCGCGAAGTGTGTGAAGTGGTGCATCAGTTTGGCGGCCAGGTTTACCTTGACGGCGCGAACATGAACGCTCAGGTCGGTATTACCTCTCCGGGCTTTATCGGCGCGGACGTATCGCACCTCAACCTGCATAAAACCTTCTGTATTCCGCACGGCGGCGGCGGCCCGGGTATGGGGCCTATCGGCGTCAAATCACACCTGGCGCCGTTTGTTCCGGGCCACAGCGTGGTGCAAATTGAAGGCATGCTGACCCGTCAGGGCGCGGTTTCCGCCGCACCGTTCGGCAGCGCCTCCATTCTGCCGATCAGCTGGATGTATATCCGTATGATGGGCGCAGAAGGGCTGAAACAGGCGAGCCAGATGGCGATTCTGAATGCCAACTATATCGCTACCCGCCTGAAAGACGCGTTTCCGGTGCTGTATACCGGCCGCGACGGTCGCGTGGCGCACGAATGTATTCTGGATATTCGTCCGCTGAAAGAAGAGACCGGGATCAGCGAACTGGATATTGCTAAGCGACTGATTGATTTCGGCTTCCATGCCCCAACCATGTCCTTCCCGGTAGCCGGTACGCTGATGGTTGAACCTACTGAATCGGAAAGCAAAGTTGAGCTGGACCGCTTTATCGATGCGATGCTGGCGATTCGTGCCGAGATCGACCGCGTGAAAGCCGGTGAGTGGCCGCTGGAAGATAACCCGCTGGTGAATGCTCCGCACACCCAGGGTGAACTGGTAAGCGAGTGGAACCATCCGTACACCCGCGAGCTGGCGGTATTCCCGGCAGGTCTGAACAACAAATACTGGCCGACCGTGAAGCGTCTGGACGATGTGTACGGCGACCGTAACCTGTTCTGCTCCTGCGTACCAATGAGCGAATACCAGTAA